A region from the Clavibacter sp. A6099 genome encodes:
- a CDS encoding organic hydroperoxide resistance protein gives MDALYTAEALATGAGRDGRVAVSDSDLALDLSIPKAMGGSGEGANPEQLFAAGYAACFHSALQGVARARKVKIADSSVGSRVSIGSNGQGGYQLAVHLEVVIPGVEHDLAQELADQAHQVCPYSNATRGNIEVVVTVSDD, from the coding sequence ATGGACGCCCTCTACACCGCGGAGGCCCTCGCCACGGGAGCCGGCCGCGACGGCCGCGTGGCCGTCAGCGACAGCGACCTCGCGCTCGACCTCTCCATCCCCAAGGCCATGGGCGGATCCGGCGAGGGCGCGAACCCCGAGCAGCTCTTCGCCGCCGGCTACGCCGCGTGCTTCCACTCCGCGCTGCAGGGCGTCGCCCGCGCGCGCAAGGTGAAGATCGCCGACTCGAGCGTGGGCAGCCGCGTGAGCATCGGATCCAACGGCCAGGGCGGCTACCAGCTGGCCGTGCACCTCGAGGTCGTCATCCCCGGGGTCGAGCACGACCTCGCGCAGGAGCTCGCCGACCAGGCGCACCAGGTCTGCCCGTACTCGAACGCGACCCGCGGCAACATCGAGGTCGTCGTCACGGTCTCGGACGACTGA
- a CDS encoding DoxX family protein: MAGLARTSFPRTAARVVLGSFLAFAGVSHLTVAREEFRAQVPKSLPVPEDVTVIGSGVAEITLGSALLFARSRRGLAGWAAAAFFTAIFPGNIAQYVHKRDAFGLDTDAKRFRRLFFQPVLIGLALWSTGALKKR; the protein is encoded by the coding sequence ATGGCCGGCCTCGCCCGCACGTCCTTCCCGCGCACGGCCGCCCGCGTCGTGCTCGGATCGTTCCTCGCGTTCGCCGGGGTATCGCACCTCACGGTCGCGCGCGAGGAGTTCCGCGCGCAGGTCCCGAAGTCGCTGCCGGTGCCCGAGGACGTGACCGTCATCGGATCCGGTGTGGCTGAGATCACACTCGGCTCGGCCCTGCTGTTCGCGCGCTCGCGCCGCGGCCTCGCGGGCTGGGCGGCCGCCGCGTTCTTCACGGCGATCTTCCCGGGCAACATCGCGCAGTACGTCCACAAGCGCGACGCGTTCGGCCTCGACACCGACGCCAAGCGGTTCCGCCGCCTGTTCTTCCAGCCGGTGCTCATCGGGCTGGCGCTCTGGTCGACGGGTGCGCTGAAGAAGCGCTGA
- a CDS encoding VOC family protein, with protein MTMIFVNLPVTDLPRAIAFYEAVGCTVNPDFSDEKAACLTIEEGHSAFMLLVRDFFQSFTDQPLGDPARTVSAITAVDLPSRAAVDAAAEAGLAAGGTEARPPTDHGFVYQRQLTDPDGNVIEVGHMDPAFMPHGSDAAS; from the coding sequence ATGACCATGATCTTCGTCAACCTGCCCGTCACGGACCTGCCCCGGGCGATCGCCTTCTACGAGGCCGTCGGCTGCACGGTGAACCCCGACTTCAGCGACGAGAAGGCCGCGTGCCTCACGATCGAGGAGGGCCACAGCGCGTTCATGCTCCTCGTGCGGGACTTCTTCCAGTCGTTCACCGACCAGCCGCTCGGCGATCCCGCCCGCACCGTGTCGGCGATCACCGCGGTCGACCTGCCCAGCCGGGCGGCGGTGGACGCGGCGGCCGAGGCCGGCCTCGCGGCGGGCGGCACGGAGGCGCGCCCGCCCACTGACCACGGGTTCGTCTACCAGCGCCAGCTCACGGATCCCGACGGCAACGTCATCGAGGTCGGGCACATGGATCCGGCGTTCATGCCGCACGGGTCGGACGCAGCGAGCTGA
- a CDS encoding epoxide hydrolase family protein, which yields MTHPLPLHVTDADLDDLRDRIRRTRWAPEWPVEPWEAGTDQATLRRLAAVWADGFDWRAREREIRALPWAVADLDGTPVSYLRFEAERSGGLPIVLTNGWPSSALELVPIAERLSQPSRSGGDPGDAVTVIVPALPGFPLSPQRPRIDEPTHELWHRLMTEELGFARYAAHGGDLGAGITSRLAEAHPEAVAGIHLMAVAAPRDLDEATLTDEERAHMEEVRAWESAEGGYEHQQQTRPLTLAPALQDSPVGLLSWILEKHRAWSDCGGDVSRAFSDDHLLTLASLYWFTGSIGTSLRPYFAHGSGRTAPVERVRVPTAVAVFPHDLVHPPRSWAERTYDVVRYTTMPRGGHFAPHEEPGLLADDITAFLRMLR from the coding sequence ATGACCCACCCGCTGCCCCTGCACGTCACCGACGCCGACCTCGACGACCTGCGCGACCGGATCCGCCGCACCCGCTGGGCGCCGGAGTGGCCGGTCGAGCCGTGGGAGGCCGGCACGGACCAGGCGACGCTGCGCCGCCTCGCCGCCGTGTGGGCCGACGGGTTCGACTGGCGGGCGCGCGAGCGCGAGATCCGCGCACTGCCGTGGGCGGTCGCCGACCTCGACGGCACGCCGGTCTCGTACCTGCGCTTCGAGGCGGAGCGATCCGGCGGGCTCCCTATCGTGCTCACGAACGGCTGGCCGAGCTCCGCGCTGGAGCTGGTGCCGATCGCCGAGCGGCTGTCCCAGCCGTCGCGCTCCGGCGGCGACCCGGGAGACGCCGTCACCGTGATCGTCCCCGCGCTCCCCGGCTTCCCGCTCTCGCCGCAGCGCCCTCGGATCGACGAGCCGACGCACGAGCTCTGGCACCGGCTGATGACCGAGGAGCTGGGCTTCGCGCGCTACGCGGCGCACGGCGGCGACCTCGGTGCCGGGATCACGTCGCGGCTGGCGGAGGCCCACCCGGAGGCGGTCGCGGGGATCCACCTGATGGCGGTCGCTGCACCTCGCGACCTCGACGAGGCGACGCTCACGGACGAGGAGCGCGCGCACATGGAGGAGGTGCGCGCGTGGGAGTCGGCCGAGGGCGGCTACGAGCACCAGCAGCAGACGCGTCCCCTCACCCTCGCGCCCGCGCTGCAGGACTCGCCCGTGGGCCTGCTGTCGTGGATCCTCGAGAAGCACCGCGCGTGGAGCGACTGCGGCGGCGACGTGTCCCGCGCCTTCAGCGACGACCACCTGCTGACGCTGGCCTCCCTCTACTGGTTCACCGGATCCATCGGCACCTCGCTCCGCCCGTACTTCGCGCACGGCTCCGGACGCACCGCGCCGGTGGAGCGCGTGCGGGTGCCGACAGCGGTCGCCGTCTTCCCGCACGACCTCGTGCACCCGCCCCGGAGCTGGGCCGAGCGCACCTACGACGTAGTGCGGTACACGACCATGCCGCGCGGCGGCCACTTCGCGCCGCACGAGGAACCGGGGCTGCTGGCGGACGACATCACGGCGTTCCTGCGGATGCTGCGGTAG
- a CDS encoding ABC transporter permease, translating into MSATTIQQPATPTPAPGPGPAPRPARRRMRLRLDSLPTVAALVILLVMLAYGEIAYGRILQAATLSNLLINNAHVIVLAVGLTFVILTGGIDLSVGAIVAVSSVAGVLLANAGWNPWVVMVLMILIGTASGVVSGVLIQFFDVQPFIATLAMMFLGRGLASILSTVPERLDDESPLRSLATNMKVVDGPKVNDVVTTPGVLIALVVVAVAFFVLHRTRLGRTVYAIGGSEQSAALMGLPVRRTKLAVYVISGTLAGLASVIYTARLGSAQNITGIGWELDAIAATVIGGTLLTGGVGFVLGSVVGALVLGLMNVLITRDGGIPPEATTIITGGILLVFVLLQRAVMARRRRT; encoded by the coding sequence ATGAGCGCCACGACGATCCAGCAGCCCGCCACGCCGACCCCCGCACCGGGACCCGGCCCCGCTCCCCGGCCGGCGCGCCGCCGCATGCGCCTCCGCCTCGACTCGCTGCCGACGGTCGCCGCCCTGGTGATCCTGCTCGTGATGCTGGCCTACGGCGAGATCGCGTACGGCCGCATCCTGCAGGCCGCGACTCTGTCGAACCTGCTGATCAACAACGCGCACGTCATCGTGCTCGCCGTGGGGCTGACCTTCGTGATCCTCACGGGCGGGATCGACCTGTCCGTCGGCGCGATCGTCGCCGTGAGCAGCGTCGCGGGCGTGCTGCTCGCGAACGCGGGCTGGAACCCGTGGGTGGTGATGGTGCTGATGATCCTCATCGGCACGGCCTCCGGCGTCGTCTCGGGCGTGCTGATCCAGTTCTTCGACGTGCAGCCGTTCATCGCGACGCTCGCGATGATGTTCCTCGGCCGCGGGCTCGCCTCCATCCTCAGCACCGTCCCCGAGCGGCTCGACGACGAGTCGCCGCTGCGGTCGCTCGCCACGAACATGAAGGTCGTCGACGGCCCGAAGGTCAACGACGTCGTGACGACGCCGGGCGTGCTCATCGCGCTCGTCGTGGTGGCCGTCGCGTTCTTCGTGCTGCACCGCACCCGGCTCGGCCGCACCGTGTACGCGATCGGTGGATCCGAGCAGTCGGCCGCGCTCATGGGCCTGCCCGTGCGCCGCACCAAGCTCGCCGTCTACGTGATCAGCGGCACGCTCGCCGGTCTCGCCTCGGTGATCTACACGGCCCGGCTCGGCAGCGCGCAGAACATCACCGGCATCGGCTGGGAGCTCGACGCGATCGCCGCGACCGTGATCGGCGGCACACTCCTCACGGGCGGCGTCGGCTTCGTGCTCGGCTCGGTCGTCGGCGCCCTCGTGCTGGGCCTGATGAACGTGCTCATCACGCGCGACGGCGGCATCCCGCCCGAGGCGACCACCATCATCACGGGCGGGATCCTCCTGGTCTTCGTGCTGCTGCAGCGCGCGGTGATGGCGAGGCGGCGGCGGACGTAG
- a CDS encoding ABC transporter permease, which yields MSDPTTTPIRRPSARGLGDVLHRPWFWGTVAIVLLLAINVAKDPGYLALSVNPDTGNLVGNLVDILRAAAPVLMIAVGMCLVVATGGIDLSVGSIMVVAGAVSMEFLKAAGSDSLGVALGAMGLALLIAGILGAVNGMLVSVVGLQPFISTLVIMLAGRGLAKVITAGQNTAAANEPFRWVANGYLVGLPVVFLLAVLITIGVAVLVRRSALGLMIEAIGMDPQAARLAGLDRRALLFTAYIASGLLAGVAGIFATASVMTVDVSRTGYQLELDAILAVVIGGTSLAGGKFHLLGAAVGALLIATLDKTVVFLGISSSATPAFKAIVIVAIVLLQSRRVRALFTRRRPPAPTPVPTEKEAVPA from the coding sequence ATGAGCGACCCGACGACCACCCCGATCCGCCGCCCCAGCGCGCGCGGCCTCGGCGACGTGCTGCACCGGCCCTGGTTCTGGGGCACGGTCGCGATCGTCCTGCTGCTGGCGATCAACGTGGCGAAGGACCCCGGCTACCTGGCGCTCTCGGTGAACCCGGACACGGGGAACCTGGTGGGCAACCTCGTCGACATCCTCCGCGCCGCGGCGCCCGTGCTGATGATCGCGGTGGGCATGTGCCTCGTGGTCGCCACCGGCGGCATCGACCTGAGCGTCGGCTCGATCATGGTGGTCGCCGGCGCCGTCTCCATGGAGTTCCTGAAGGCGGCCGGATCCGACTCGCTCGGCGTCGCGCTCGGCGCGATGGGCCTCGCGCTCCTCATCGCCGGGATCCTCGGCGCGGTCAACGGCATGCTCGTCTCCGTCGTGGGGCTGCAGCCGTTCATCAGCACGCTCGTGATCATGCTCGCCGGCCGCGGCCTCGCGAAGGTCATCACGGCGGGCCAGAACACGGCCGCCGCCAACGAGCCGTTCCGCTGGGTCGCCAACGGCTACCTCGTGGGGCTGCCGGTGGTGTTCCTGCTGGCCGTGCTCATCACGATCGGCGTCGCCGTGCTCGTGCGGCGCAGCGCCCTCGGGCTCATGATCGAGGCGATCGGCATGGATCCGCAGGCCGCGCGCCTCGCGGGCCTCGACCGCCGCGCGCTCCTGTTCACCGCGTACATCGCGAGCGGCCTGCTCGCGGGCGTCGCCGGGATCTTCGCCACGGCGAGCGTCATGACGGTCGACGTCTCCCGCACCGGCTACCAGCTGGAGCTCGACGCGATCCTCGCGGTCGTCATCGGCGGCACCTCGCTCGCGGGCGGCAAGTTCCACCTGCTCGGGGCGGCCGTCGGCGCGCTCCTCATCGCGACCCTCGACAAGACGGTCGTGTTCCTCGGCATCTCGTCCTCGGCCACGCCCGCCTTCAAGGCCATCGTGATCGTCGCGATCGTGCTCCTGCAGTCCCGGCGCGTCCGCGCGCTGTTCACGAGGCGCCGCCCGCCGGCGCCCACCCCCGTGCCGACCGAGAAGGAGGCCGTGCCCGCATGA
- a CDS encoding sugar ABC transporter ATP-binding protein: protein MQAPSPIVEMRGITISFPGVKALDGVDLRLFPGEVHTLMGENGAGKSTLIKALTGVYGIDSGRVVVDGSERRLSGTADAQAAGISTVYQEVNLCGNLTIGENVMLGHEKRGRFGIDWKGTHAAASEVLARVGLGHLDPRTPLSTISLALQQLVAISRATVLDSKVLILDEPTSSLDADEVEGLFRVMRRLRDEGVAILFVSHFLDQVFAISDRLTVLRNGRLVGEHLTRDIDRAGLIAEMIGKDLQTLRSLDRERASRQVAAGEPVYRATGIGRKGSLDATDVELRRGEVVGLAGLLGSGRTELARLLYGVDKPDTGSVTMDGAPVAISSPAKALEHRIAFSSENRRDEGIIRDLSVRENLVLAVQAKRGWARPLPRKEKDRIVAKYLTELNVRPADPDRPIRNLSGGNQQKVLLGRWLATEPELLILDEPTRGIDVGAKAEIQEQVAALADTGVAVVFISSELEEVVRLSDRIVVLKDHRKIAELEAGPDVTAQSIVAAIAEEGVSDIALETVPDTVPEEAAR, encoded by the coding sequence ATGCAGGCACCCAGCCCCATCGTCGAGATGCGGGGCATCACCATCTCCTTCCCGGGCGTCAAGGCGCTCGACGGGGTCGACCTCCGGCTCTTCCCCGGTGAGGTCCACACGCTCATGGGCGAGAACGGCGCCGGGAAGTCGACCCTCATCAAGGCGCTCACGGGCGTCTACGGGATCGACTCCGGCCGGGTCGTCGTCGACGGATCCGAGCGGCGCCTCTCCGGCACCGCCGACGCACAGGCCGCCGGGATCTCCACGGTCTACCAGGAGGTCAACCTCTGCGGGAACCTCACCATCGGCGAGAACGTCATGCTCGGCCACGAGAAGCGCGGCCGCTTCGGCATCGACTGGAAGGGCACGCACGCCGCCGCCTCCGAGGTGCTGGCGCGCGTGGGGCTCGGCCACCTGGATCCGCGCACGCCGCTCTCCACCATCAGCCTCGCGCTGCAGCAGCTCGTGGCGATCAGCCGGGCGACCGTGCTCGACTCGAAGGTGCTGATCCTCGACGAGCCGACCTCCAGCCTCGACGCCGACGAGGTCGAGGGCCTCTTCCGCGTGATGCGCCGCCTCCGCGACGAGGGCGTCGCCATCCTCTTCGTCTCCCACTTCCTCGACCAGGTCTTCGCGATCAGCGACCGGCTCACGGTGCTCCGCAACGGCAGGCTCGTGGGCGAGCACCTCACGCGCGACATCGACCGGGCCGGGCTCATCGCCGAGATGATCGGCAAGGACCTGCAGACCCTCCGCTCCCTCGACCGCGAGCGCGCCAGCCGCCAGGTGGCCGCGGGCGAGCCCGTGTACCGGGCCACCGGGATCGGCCGGAAGGGCTCGCTCGACGCCACCGACGTGGAGCTCCGCCGCGGCGAGGTCGTCGGCCTCGCCGGGCTCCTCGGCTCCGGCCGCACCGAGCTCGCGCGCCTCCTCTACGGCGTCGACAAGCCCGACACCGGATCCGTGACCATGGACGGCGCACCCGTCGCCATCTCCTCCCCCGCGAAGGCGCTCGAGCACCGCATCGCGTTCTCGAGCGAGAACCGGCGCGACGAGGGGATCATCCGCGACCTCAGCGTGCGGGAGAACCTCGTGCTCGCCGTGCAGGCGAAGCGCGGCTGGGCTCGTCCCCTGCCGCGCAAGGAGAAGGACCGCATCGTCGCGAAGTACCTCACCGAGCTCAACGTGCGGCCCGCGGATCCCGACCGGCCCATCCGGAACCTGTCCGGCGGCAACCAGCAGAAGGTCCTGCTCGGACGGTGGCTCGCCACGGAGCCCGAGCTGCTGATCCTCGACGAGCCGACCCGCGGGATCGACGTGGGCGCCAAGGCCGAGATCCAGGAGCAGGTCGCCGCCCTCGCCGACACGGGCGTCGCCGTCGTGTTCATCTCCTCGGAGCTGGAGGAGGTGGTGCGGCTCAGCGACCGGATCGTCGTGCTCAAGGACCACCGCAAGATCGCCGAGCTGGAGGCGGGACCCGACGTGACGGCCCAGTCGATCGTCGCCGCCATCGCGGAGGAGGGCGTCTCCGACATCGCGCTCGAGACCGTGCCCGACACCGTGCCCGAGGAGGCAGCCCGATGA
- a CDS encoding ABC transporter substrate-binding protein, with amino-acid sequence MSTKRRIATIAAAGAIALGLAACSSNSGTGSTAGGAADSGGETATVGFVAVGPEGAWRQANEKNIQDTFTKEAGFDLKYAPATNNDQKSQIDAFTSFVDEGVDVILLSATEGSGWEDSLERAKEAEIPVVLIDRGIEPDDTSLYATRIAPDNIAVSESVADWAKTALPEGGKYFTLEGPAGVSVVNERNEGWNDVIGADTAFTKVGAQTANWSTEEAKSVFETVLKSNANDVQMVFAQNDEMGLGAVQAVEEAGLTPGEDVKIATIDGTKGALEALAEGKLSFVAEYNPLFGDTALEAVQKLLDGESVEASIVVPSDTFDSPEKAASALPDRKF; translated from the coding sequence ATGTCCACGAAGAGGCGCATCGCCACCATCGCCGCGGCCGGGGCCATCGCCCTGGGCCTCGCGGCCTGCTCGAGCAACTCGGGCACCGGATCCACCGCGGGCGGCGCCGCCGACAGCGGCGGGGAGACGGCCACCGTCGGCTTCGTCGCGGTCGGCCCCGAGGGCGCCTGGCGCCAGGCCAACGAGAAGAACATCCAGGACACGTTCACGAAGGAGGCCGGCTTCGACCTCAAGTACGCGCCCGCCACCAACAACGACCAGAAGTCGCAGATCGACGCGTTCACGTCGTTCGTCGACGAGGGCGTCGACGTGATCCTGCTCTCGGCCACCGAGGGCTCCGGCTGGGAGGACTCGCTCGAGCGCGCCAAGGAGGCCGAGATCCCCGTGGTCCTCATCGACCGCGGCATCGAGCCCGACGACACCTCCCTCTACGCGACCCGCATCGCGCCCGACAACATCGCCGTGAGCGAGTCGGTCGCCGACTGGGCGAAGACCGCGCTGCCCGAGGGCGGCAAGTACTTCACGCTCGAGGGCCCCGCGGGCGTCTCCGTCGTCAACGAGCGCAACGAGGGCTGGAACGACGTCATCGGCGCCGACACCGCGTTCACGAAGGTCGGCGCGCAGACCGCCAACTGGTCGACCGAGGAGGCCAAGAGCGTCTTCGAGACCGTGCTCAAGTCGAACGCGAACGACGTGCAGATGGTGTTCGCGCAGAACGACGAGATGGGGCTCGGCGCCGTCCAGGCCGTCGAGGAGGCGGGCCTCACGCCCGGCGAGGACGTGAAGATCGCGACCATCGACGGCACGAAGGGCGCGCTGGAGGCCCTCGCCGAGGGCAAGCTCAGCTTCGTCGCCGAGTACAACCCGCTGTTCGGCGACACGGCGCTCGAGGCCGTGCAGAAGCTGCTCGACGGCGAGAGCGTCGAGGCGTCGATCGTCGTCCCGTCGGACACGTTCGACTCGCCCGAGAAGGCCGCCTCCGCGCTGCCCGACCGGAAGTTCTGA
- a CDS encoding sugar ABC transporter ATP-binding protein produces MRHARGSTTIRPTGPTAAGALPDAHADADPVGPRRGAATGPTVRMTGITVAFPNGTALDGVDLDLHPGEVHALLGENGAGKSTLIKALLGVHRIEAGEILVDGEPVRLGGPADARALGIQAAFQESHLVENLSVGENVMLGHEVSGRLGISWRHTHARAAAMLAELGLADLDPRDRLADLSPASRQLVSIARAMVDRPRVLVLDEPTSSLDADDVARLFQVIRRLRDQGVAILFVSHFLEQVLALSDRMTILRGGVKEGDHLPHELDRAELVARMLGKDVAHLKRIGSERRAHRVDPVGPPLYRAAGVGRRGMLRPVDLELHPGEVVGIAGLRGSGRTELARLLAGADRADGGVVTLGGRDIVIDRPADALRNRVALSAEDRGAEGLIGELSVRENIVLALQALRGWAHPLAKAEREDLVERHIEHFGITPADPATPAGQLSGGNQQKVLLARWLAIRPRVLILDEPTRGVDIRAKVDIQAHIAQLALEGVAVVFISSAFDELVRVSDRIVVLKDREKIGELSNGPGVTVDTIVELIAAPRDDEDEDAFPLPELPFPPGPPTRPPAH; encoded by the coding sequence GTGCGTCACGCACGGGGATCGACGACGATCCGCCCGACCGGCCCCACGGCCGCGGGCGCGCTCCCGGACGCGCACGCCGACGCCGATCCCGTCGGCCCGCGCCGCGGCGCGGCCACCGGCCCCACCGTGCGCATGACGGGCATCACCGTGGCGTTCCCCAACGGCACCGCGCTCGACGGCGTCGACCTCGACCTGCACCCCGGCGAGGTGCACGCGCTCCTCGGCGAGAACGGCGCCGGCAAGTCGACGCTCATCAAGGCGCTGCTCGGCGTGCACCGGATCGAGGCGGGCGAGATCCTCGTCGACGGCGAGCCCGTGCGGCTCGGCGGGCCGGCGGATGCGCGCGCCCTCGGCATCCAGGCCGCGTTCCAGGAGTCGCACCTGGTCGAGAACCTCAGCGTCGGCGAGAACGTGATGCTCGGCCACGAGGTGAGCGGCCGGCTCGGCATCTCGTGGCGCCACACGCACGCGCGCGCCGCCGCCATGCTCGCGGAGCTGGGCCTCGCGGATCTGGATCCCCGCGACCGCCTCGCCGACCTCTCCCCCGCCAGCCGCCAGCTCGTCTCCATCGCGCGCGCCATGGTCGACCGGCCGCGCGTGCTGGTGCTCGACGAGCCGACCTCCAGCCTCGACGCCGACGACGTGGCGCGCCTCTTCCAGGTGATCCGCCGCCTCCGCGACCAGGGCGTCGCGATCCTGTTCGTCTCCCACTTCCTCGAGCAGGTGCTGGCCTTGAGCGACCGCATGACGATCCTCCGCGGCGGCGTGAAGGAGGGCGACCACCTGCCCCACGAGCTCGACCGGGCCGAGCTCGTCGCGCGCATGCTCGGGAAGGACGTCGCGCACCTCAAGCGCATCGGCTCGGAGCGGCGGGCGCACCGGGTGGATCCGGTCGGGCCGCCGCTCTACCGGGCAGCGGGCGTGGGCCGGCGCGGGATGCTGCGGCCGGTGGACCTCGAGCTGCACCCGGGCGAGGTCGTGGGCATCGCCGGGCTCCGCGGATCCGGCCGCACCGAGCTCGCGCGCCTGCTCGCGGGCGCCGACCGCGCCGACGGCGGCGTCGTGACGCTCGGCGGGCGTGACATCGTGATCGACCGGCCGGCCGACGCGCTGCGGAACCGCGTCGCGCTCTCGGCGGAGGACCGCGGCGCCGAGGGCCTCATCGGCGAGCTGAGCGTGCGGGAGAACATCGTGCTCGCGCTGCAGGCGCTGCGCGGCTGGGCGCATCCGCTCGCGAAGGCCGAGCGCGAGGACCTCGTCGAGCGGCACATCGAGCACTTCGGCATCACGCCGGCGGATCCGGCGACGCCCGCCGGCCAGCTCTCCGGCGGCAACCAGCAGAAGGTGCTGCTCGCGCGCTGGCTCGCGATCCGGCCGCGCGTGCTGATCCTCGACGAGCCGACCCGCGGCGTCGACATCCGGGCCAAGGTCGACATCCAGGCGCACATCGCGCAGCTCGCGCTCGAGGGCGTCGCCGTCGTGTTCATCTCGAGCGCGTTCGACGAGCTCGTGCGCGTGAGCGACCGGATCGTCGTGCTCAAGGACCGGGAGAAGATCGGCGAGCTGTCCAACGGCCCGGGCGTGACGGTCGACACCATCGTCGAGCTGATCGCGGCGCCGCGCGATGACGAGGACGAGGACGCGTTCCCGCTGCCGGAGCTGCCGTTCCCGCCCGGCCCGCCGACGCGTCCACCCGCGCACTGA
- a CDS encoding LacI family DNA-binding transcriptional regulator, whose product MSVRSGGERLGLREVAERAGVSHMTVSRVLNGHPQVKESTRQRVLEVVAELDFRPNSAARQLVTQQALRIGVLIESAVEFGPSSILRAIERSARDGGYSVASFALRDEEDATPEEAVRHLTGQGIDALCVVAPRSSSVAVLRTITTGLPTLVVKAEKDPAFLTVSVDQSAGTRLVVDHLASLGHRDVLHVSGPLDWLDARARERAFHARTRAWGMRERPIVIGDWSSDFGYDFAKGLTAVPEYTAVFVANDEMALGVIHGLHDRGIRVPEDLSVVGFDDLPVSRHFLPPLTTVRQDFPALGSLVVDVLIAAIEGREIPQATRIPAELVVRDSSAAARHVD is encoded by the coding sequence GTGAGCGTCAGGAGCGGCGGCGAGCGGCTCGGCCTCCGCGAGGTCGCGGAGCGCGCGGGCGTCTCGCACATGACCGTCTCGCGCGTGCTCAACGGGCACCCGCAGGTCAAGGAGTCGACCCGGCAGCGCGTGCTCGAGGTCGTCGCCGAGCTCGACTTCCGGCCGAACAGCGCGGCCCGGCAGCTCGTCACGCAGCAGGCGCTGCGGATCGGCGTGCTCATCGAGAGCGCCGTGGAGTTCGGGCCGTCGAGCATCCTGCGGGCCATCGAACGGTCGGCGCGCGACGGCGGCTACTCGGTCGCGTCGTTCGCGCTGCGCGACGAGGAGGATGCGACGCCCGAGGAGGCCGTGCGCCACCTCACCGGCCAGGGCATCGACGCGCTGTGCGTGGTCGCGCCGCGCTCCTCGTCGGTCGCCGTGCTGCGCACCATCACGACCGGGCTGCCGACGCTCGTGGTGAAGGCCGAGAAGGATCCGGCGTTCCTCACGGTCTCGGTCGACCAGTCCGCGGGCACGCGGCTCGTGGTCGACCACCTCGCGAGCCTCGGCCACCGCGACGTGCTGCACGTCTCCGGCCCGCTCGACTGGCTCGACGCGCGCGCACGCGAGCGCGCCTTCCACGCGCGCACCCGGGCGTGGGGCATGCGCGAGCGGCCCATCGTGATCGGCGACTGGTCGAGCGACTTCGGCTACGACTTCGCGAAGGGGCTCACCGCGGTGCCCGAGTACACGGCCGTGTTCGTGGCGAACGACGAGATGGCGCTCGGCGTGATCCACGGGCTGCACGACCGCGGGATCCGCGTGCCGGAGGACCTCAGCGTCGTCGGCTTCGACGACCTGCCCGTCTCCCGCCACTTCCTCCCGCCGCTCACGACCGTCCGGCAGGACTTCCCGGCGCTCGGATCGCTCGTGGTCGACGTGCTCATCGCCGCGATCGAGGGGCGCGAGATCCCGCAGGCGACGCGGATCCCGGCCGAGCTCGTCGTGCGCGACTCCAGCGCCGCCGCCCGCCACGTGGACTGA